A window of the Oncorhynchus kisutch isolate 150728-3 linkage group LG12, Okis_V2, whole genome shotgun sequence genome harbors these coding sequences:
- the fam167ab gene encoding protein FAM167A: MEAGSTPRIKVYSAWDQVEETDQVEEEEKVGSASEDHMMNLKTLAQKLRLETQRLSYLEWKASLEAHSTKTLIVPQQSTRDLVEPEEQRVVPQSESRSDSESTKRLAEPQLQQELHAEQQEEQEKAKRQPGEPRESLLTSGLTWQHSLPSGVPRRLKNIDEAVGWLRKELNEMPLQDQQLAHQLMRLHSDINKLKIEQTCHQHRRMLNDATYGLEERDELSDLLFDSPVTPGFGLSTPLRLIGVTKMNINSRRFSLC, from the exons ATGGAAGCAGGCTCCACCCCTAGGATCAAGGTGTATAGTGCCTGGGATCAGGTGGAGGAGACAGACCAG gtggaggaggaggagaaggtgggttCGGCTTCAGAAGACCATATGATGAACCTCAAGACCCTGGCGCAGAAGCTGAGGCTGGAAACACAGAGGCTGTCCTACCTCGAGTGGAAGGCCAGTTTAGAGGCCCATAGCACCAAAACCCTGATTGTACCACAGCAGAGCACCAGGGACTTAGTGGAGCCAGAAGAGCAACGGGTAGTGCCCCAGAGTGAGAGCAGGTCAGACAGTGAGAGCACCAAACGTCTGGCTGAACCACAGCTACAGCAGGAGCTCCACGCAGAGCAACAAGAGGAGCAGGAGAAGGCCAAACGACAACCGGGGGAGCCCAGAGAGAGCCTCCTGACCTCAGGTTTGACCTGGCAGCACAGCCTGCCCTCTGGAGTGCCGAGGAGACTTAAGAACATCGATGAGGCTGTGGGGTGGCTCAGGAAAGAACTG aaTGAAATGCCTCTCCAGGACCAGCAGTTGGCCCATCAGCTGATGCGTCTCCATAGCGACATCAACAAACTGAAGATCGAGCAGACGTGTCACCAGCACCGCCGCATGCTCAACGATGCCACCTACgggctggaggagagagatgagttgAGCGACCTGCTCTTTGACTCCCCCGTCACCCCCGGGTTCGGACTCTCCACCCCGCTGAGACTCATAGGGGTCACCAAGATGAACATAAACTCTCGACGCTTTTCCCTCTGCTAg